In Chromobacterium rhizoryzae, one genomic interval encodes:
- the fabG gene encoding 3-oxoacyl-ACP reductase FabG has product MSLQGKVALVTGASRGIGAAIAAALAAEGAVVIGTATSEAGAASIHERLSAQGGAGRVLNVTEAGAIDALVESIEKEFGAIAILVNNAGITRDGLLMRMKDEDWDDIMDTNLKSVFKASKAVLRGMMKARFGRIVNIASVVGVSGNPGQTNYSAAKAGIIGFTKSMAREVGSRNITVNCVAPGFIDTDMTRALPEAQRAALVEQIALGRLGDAKDIADATAFLASDRAGYITGQTLHVNGGMLMP; this is encoded by the coding sequence ATGAGCCTGCAAGGCAAAGTGGCATTGGTCACCGGCGCATCGCGCGGCATCGGCGCGGCGATCGCCGCGGCGCTGGCGGCCGAAGGCGCCGTAGTGATCGGCACCGCGACCAGCGAGGCCGGCGCAGCGAGCATCCACGAGCGCCTGTCCGCACAGGGCGGCGCCGGCCGGGTGTTGAATGTGACCGAGGCCGGCGCGATCGACGCGCTGGTCGAATCCATCGAAAAAGAATTCGGCGCGATCGCCATCCTGGTCAATAATGCCGGCATCACCCGCGACGGCTTGCTGATGCGGATGAAGGACGAGGACTGGGACGACATCATGGACACCAATCTGAAATCGGTGTTCAAGGCGTCCAAGGCCGTGTTGCGCGGCATGATGAAGGCGCGCTTCGGCCGCATCGTCAATATCGCTTCGGTGGTGGGCGTGTCCGGCAACCCGGGCCAGACCAATTATTCGGCGGCCAAGGCCGGCATCATCGGCTTCACCAAGTCGATGGCGCGCGAGGTGGGCAGCCGCAACATCACCGTCAACTGCGTGGCCCCCGGCTTCATCGACACCGATATGACCCGCGCGCTGCCGGAAGCGCAACGCGCGGCGCTGGTCGAGCAGATCGCCCTGGGCCGCCTGGGCGACGCCAAGGATATCGCCGACGCCACCGCTTTTTTGGCGTCGGATCGCGCTGGCTATATCACCGGCCAGACGCTGCATGTCAACGGCGGCATGTTGATGCCGTGA
- the acpP gene encoding acyl carrier protein: MENIEARVKKIVAEQLGVNEAEVKIESSFVDDLGADSLDTVELVMALEEEFECEIPDEEAEKITTVQQAVDYVTAHLNK, encoded by the coding sequence ATGGAAAACATCGAAGCGCGCGTTAAGAAGATCGTTGCCGAACAACTGGGCGTGAACGAAGCCGAAGTGAAAATCGAATCTTCGTTCGTGGACGATCTGGGCGCCGACTCCCTCGACACCGTTGAGCTGGTAATGGCTCTGGAAGAAGAGTTCGAGTGCGAAATTCCGGATGAAGAGGCCGAGAAGATCACCACCGTTCAGCAAGCCGTCGACTACGTCACTGCCCACCTGAACAAGTAA
- the fabF gene encoding beta-ketoacyl-ACP synthase II, translating into MSKRRVVVTGLGHVSPVGNDVATGWANLLAGNSGIAKITRFDASDMACQIAGEVKGFEISDYISPKEARRNDLFIHYGIAAALQAVADAGLDDVPGLDKTRVGVNIGSGIGGLPLIEETGVALMEGGPRKIGPFFIPGSLINLIAGQVSILKGYQGPSYGIVSACTTGAHCIGDAARLIQYGDADVMVAGGAEGAVSRLGIGGFAAMKALSTRNDDPATASRPWDKGRDGFVMGEGAGVLVLEDYEHAVKRGAKIYAELIGFGMSSDAHHITAPSAEGPARGVSNALRDAGINADQVQYVNAHGTSTPLGDANETTAIKLAFGDHAKKLVVNSTKSMTGHLLGGAGGVEAIYTILAVHNQVSPPTINLNDQDVEAGCDLDYVANTAREMKIDIGISNSFGFGGTNGTLVFKRV; encoded by the coding sequence GTGTCAAAACGCAGAGTTGTAGTAACCGGCCTGGGCCATGTGTCCCCGGTCGGCAATGATGTCGCCACCGGCTGGGCCAATTTGCTGGCCGGCAACAGCGGCATCGCCAAGATTACCCGTTTCGACGCCAGCGACATGGCTTGCCAGATCGCAGGCGAAGTGAAGGGCTTTGAGATCAGCGACTATATCTCGCCGAAGGAAGCCCGCCGCAACGACCTGTTCATCCACTACGGCATCGCCGCGGCGTTGCAAGCTGTGGCGGACGCGGGCCTGGACGACGTGCCGGGCCTGGACAAGACCCGGGTCGGCGTCAACATCGGTTCCGGCATCGGCGGCCTGCCGCTGATCGAGGAAACCGGCGTGGCCTTGATGGAGGGCGGTCCGCGCAAGATCGGCCCCTTCTTCATCCCGGGCTCGCTGATCAATCTGATCGCCGGCCAGGTGTCCATCCTGAAAGGCTATCAGGGTCCGTCCTACGGCATCGTGTCCGCCTGCACCACCGGCGCGCACTGCATCGGCGACGCGGCTAGGCTGATCCAGTACGGCGACGCCGACGTGATGGTGGCCGGCGGCGCCGAAGGCGCGGTTTCGCGCTTGGGCATCGGCGGTTTCGCCGCGATGAAGGCCTTGTCCACGCGCAACGACGATCCGGCCACGGCTTCCCGTCCCTGGGACAAGGGCCGCGACGGCTTCGTGATGGGCGAGGGCGCCGGCGTGCTGGTGCTGGAAGACTATGAGCACGCGGTCAAACGCGGCGCCAAGATCTACGCCGAGCTGATCGGCTTCGGCATGAGCTCGGACGCTCACCACATCACGGCGCCGAGCGCGGAAGGCCCGGCGCGCGGCGTGAGCAACGCGCTGCGCGACGCCGGCATCAACGCCGACCAGGTGCAGTACGTGAACGCTCACGGCACGTCCACGCCCCTGGGCGACGCCAATGAAACCACGGCGATCAAGCTGGCGTTTGGCGACCACGCCAAGAAGCTGGTGGTCAACTCCACCAAGTCGATGACCGGCCACTTGCTGGGCGGCGCGGGCGGCGTGGAGGCGATCTACACCATTCTGGCGGTGCACAACCAGGTTTCGCCGCCCACCATCAACCTGAACGATCAGGATGTGGAGGCCGGCTGCGATCTGGATTACGTGGCCAATACCGCGCGCGAGATGAAGATAGACATCGGCATCTCCAACTCCTTCGGTTTTGGCGGCACCAACGGCACGCTGGTGTTCAAGCGCGTCTGA
- a CDS encoding aminodeoxychorismate synthase component I codes for MFTQKLDFAPDLLAMHAADPQTFPYLMMSSGDAGWDLLLLEDGRELFHAGEGGDFLRRLAEFKPQPVDNRHQLPFVGGHFLYLGYDLLSEFEPSVADALPDSFPLAALARTPAAVLVDRREACGWIVAESAELWQRALSLAQAAPVFEPCPVALRGLEEDPPQWYTDAVVRLKRYIYEGDVFQVNISRGWRAELEAGVAAADLFAALRRTNPAPFSALADFGGAQIVSSSPERLVRVRDGWAETRPIAGTHPRSPDPAEDAALKQRLISSVKERAEHVMLIDLERNDLGRICQPGSVEVNELMAVASYAYVHHIESNVRGRLRPCVGPAETLRALFPGGTITGCPKVRTMQIIRELENSARRAYTGSLGYLNRDGSMDLNILIRTFMQEGSALRFRAGGGIVADSDPERELQETRHKARGLLRALGVEQA; via the coding sequence ATGTTCACTCAGAAACTGGATTTTGCGCCGGACCTGCTGGCGATGCATGCGGCGGATCCGCAAACCTTTCCGTATTTGATGATGTCCTCCGGCGACGCCGGCTGGGATCTGTTGCTGCTGGAAGACGGCCGTGAGCTGTTTCACGCCGGCGAGGGCGGCGATTTTCTGCGCCGCCTGGCCGAGTTCAAGCCGCAGCCGGTCGATAACCGTCATCAACTGCCTTTCGTCGGCGGGCATTTCCTTTACCTGGGCTACGATCTGCTGTCCGAATTCGAGCCCAGCGTGGCCGATGCGCTGCCGGACAGCTTTCCGCTGGCGGCGCTGGCGCGCACCCCGGCCGCGGTGCTGGTGGATCGCCGCGAAGCTTGCGGCTGGATCGTGGCGGAAAGCGCGGAGCTGTGGCAGCGTGCGCTGAGCCTGGCCCAGGCGGCGCCGGTCTTCGAGCCCTGTCCGGTGGCGTTGCGGGGCTTGGAGGAAGACCCGCCGCAGTGGTACACCGACGCGGTCGTCCGCCTCAAGCGCTACATCTACGAAGGCGATGTGTTCCAGGTGAATATTTCGCGCGGCTGGCGCGCCGAACTGGAAGCCGGCGTCGCCGCGGCCGATCTCTTCGCCGCGCTGCGCCGCACCAACCCGGCGCCGTTCTCGGCCTTGGCGGATTTCGGCGGCGCGCAGATCGTCAGCTCCTCGCCGGAGCGGCTGGTGCGGGTGCGCGACGGCTGGGCGGAAACGCGGCCCATCGCCGGCACCCATCCGCGCTCGCCGGACCCGGCGGAAGACGCCGCCTTGAAGCAGCGGCTGATTTCCAGCGTCAAGGAGCGGGCCGAGCATGTGATGCTGATCGATCTGGAGCGCAACGATCTGGGCCGCATCTGCCAGCCCGGCAGCGTGGAGGTCAACGAACTGATGGCGGTGGCCAGTTACGCCTATGTCCACCATATCGAATCCAATGTCCGCGGCCGCCTGCGTCCCTGCGTCGGTCCGGCGGAAACGCTGCGCGCCTTGTTTCCCGGCGGCACCATCACCGGCTGTCCCAAGGTGCGCACCATGCAAATCATCCGCGAACTGGAAAACAGCGCGCGCCGCGCCTATACCGGCAGCCTGGGCTATCTCAACCGCGACGGCAGCATGGACCTGAACATCCTGATCCGCACCTTTATGCAGGAGGGGAGCGCGCTGCGCTTCCGCGCCGGCGGCGGCATCGTCGCCGACTCCGATCCGGAACGCGAACTGCAGGAAACCCGCCACAAGGCGCGCGGCCTGCTGCGGGCGCTGGGCGTGGAGCAGGCCTGA
- the pabC gene encoding aminodeoxychorismate lyase: protein MAMLINGGPGERIAAADRGLAYGDGVFRTLELLNGRPRLWAWQYARLCEDARRLRLPPPEEALLLAELAAAADGLPRAAAKIVLTRGEGARGYATPEAPSCTRIVSAAAWNGYPPERAEQGVTARWCETRLALQPALAGIKHLNRLENVLARSEWRDPAIAEGLMLDMEGWVAEGTMSNVYLLEGEAIVTPRLDRCGVNGAVRDWLTAHCLDIGLFFTETRLSAPRLIDADAVFLSNSLMGIWQITRLGERSWTPHPLLSALRHSLSLQA, encoded by the coding sequence ATGGCGATGCTGATCAACGGCGGGCCCGGCGAGCGGATCGCCGCGGCGGACCGCGGCCTGGCCTACGGCGACGGCGTGTTCCGCACGCTGGAGCTGCTGAACGGCCGGCCGCGCTTGTGGGCCTGGCAGTACGCGCGCCTGTGCGAGGACGCGCGCCGGCTGCGCCTGCCTCCGCCCGAAGAAGCGCTGTTGCTGGCCGAACTGGCCGCGGCGGCGGACGGCCTGCCGCGCGCGGCGGCCAAGATCGTGCTGACCCGCGGCGAAGGCGCGCGCGGCTACGCGACGCCGGAGGCGCCGTCTTGCACCCGCATCGTCAGCGCCGCGGCCTGGAACGGCTATCCGCCGGAGCGCGCCGAACAGGGCGTGACGGCGCGCTGGTGCGAAACCCGCTTGGCCTTGCAGCCGGCGCTGGCCGGCATCAAGCATCTGAACCGGCTGGAGAACGTGCTGGCGCGCTCGGAATGGCGAGACCCCGCCATCGCCGAAGGCCTGATGCTGGATATGGAAGGCTGGGTGGCGGAGGGCACGATGAGCAATGTCTATCTGCTGGAAGGCGAGGCCATCGTCACGCCAAGGCTGGACCGTTGCGGCGTGAACGGCGCGGTGCGGGATTGGTTGACCGCGCATTGTTTGGATATCGGACTCTTTTTTACTGAAACGCGACTTTCCGCCCCGCGCTTGATTGACGCCGATGCGGTGTTTCTCTCCAATAGCCTGATGGGTATCTGGCAGATTACCCGCCTGGGCGAGCGTAGCTGGACGCCTCATCCGCTATTGAGCGCCCTGCGACACAGCTTGTCGCTTCAAGCCTGA
- a CDS encoding dicarboxylate/amino acid:cation symporter — protein sequence MKLILKLLAGMAVGLALGLWAPDGPLALLMTFKALFGQFIGFMIPLIIVFYIMSGIAALESNSGKMLGWTVGLAYCSTILSGLAAFAVASGVLPSLIAQGVHATDKPAAIKALFTLEIKPLFDVMTALMLAFVFGLGIAVTRALRLKEVVDQGKDIVELVLAKVLIPLLPAYIACVFAEMAADGSVFSTLKTFGVVLVLAIAMHWIWLTLLYTVTGLASGRNPWSLIRNMLPAYLTALGTMSSAATIPVALRSAKQMKVSGPVADFVMPLCATIHLCGSTITLVTCATAVMLMTAGLDVPSWDVMFPFILLLGVTMVAAPGAPGGAVMSALGILASMLHFPEASLALMIALYLAQDSFGTACNVTGDGVIALWLDRIMGRPAEAEGKPASQQA from the coding sequence GTGAAATTGATTCTTAAACTACTGGCCGGCATGGCGGTTGGCCTGGCGCTGGGGCTATGGGCCCCGGACGGCCCGTTGGCCCTGCTGATGACTTTCAAAGCCCTGTTCGGGCAGTTCATCGGCTTCATGATTCCGCTGATCATCGTGTTCTACATCATGAGCGGCATCGCCGCGCTGGAGTCCAACTCCGGCAAGATGCTGGGCTGGACCGTGGGGCTGGCTTACTGCTCCACCATTCTGTCCGGGCTGGCGGCTTTCGCCGTCGCCTCCGGCGTTTTGCCGTCCTTGATCGCTCAGGGCGTGCACGCCACCGACAAGCCGGCGGCGATCAAGGCCTTGTTCACGCTGGAGATCAAGCCGCTGTTCGACGTGATGACCGCGCTGATGCTGGCCTTCGTGTTCGGCCTCGGCATCGCCGTCACTCGCGCGCTGCGCCTCAAGGAGGTGGTGGATCAGGGCAAGGACATCGTCGAGCTGGTCTTGGCCAAGGTGCTGATTCCGCTGCTGCCGGCCTATATCGCCTGCGTCTTCGCCGAGATGGCGGCCGACGGTTCGGTGTTTTCCACGTTGAAGACTTTCGGCGTGGTGCTGGTGCTGGCCATCGCCATGCACTGGATCTGGCTGACCCTGCTGTACACGGTGACTGGCCTCGCCAGCGGCCGCAATCCCTGGTCCTTGATCCGCAATATGTTGCCGGCCTACCTGACCGCGCTGGGCACCATGTCGTCGGCGGCGACGATTCCGGTGGCGCTGCGCTCGGCCAAGCAGATGAAGGTGTCCGGCCCGGTGGCGGATTTCGTGATGCCCTTGTGCGCCACCATCCATCTGTGCGGCTCCACCATCACCCTGGTCACCTGCGCCACCGCGGTGATGCTGATGACGGCCGGCCTGGACGTGCCGAGCTGGGACGTGATGTTCCCCTTCATCCTGCTCTTGGGCGTGACCATGGTGGCGGCGCCGGGCGCGCCGGGCGGCGCGGTGATGTCGGCGCTGGGCATTCTGGCCAGCATGCTGCACTTCCCCGAGGCCAGCCTGGCCTTGATGATCGCGCTCTACCTGGCGCAGGACAGCTTCGGCACCGCCTGCAATGTTACCGGCGACGGCGTGATCGCGCTGTGGCTGGATCGCATTATGGGCCGGCCGGCGGAAGCGGAAGGCAAGCCGGCTTCTCAGCAGGCCTAA
- a CDS encoding EAL domain-containing protein produces MSAMAECEVAVLDLGARQARAALPRLNQMLARHGFEAEPLAWREERVRGRHEDWRFRSVFQPVYRLQDGEPKLWSVEALARVSDRFGGQLIPTVLFAAETTPRRTVYVDRQLRCLHLLNFLLQSPPPGLVLSLNVNAQHLVNVSEAHGQFFAEALQLLGVEPRHVCLEIVEDAVSDPVRLHGAVQRYRDLGFLISLDDFGQGASNLERVWLLEPDYVKLDKVLMRRALMRPALRDKLAELVAILKLHGAKVVGEGIESEMQLDIARAAGCDFVQGFHLARPTDSLSWPIS; encoded by the coding sequence ATGTCGGCGATGGCGGAGTGTGAGGTAGCGGTTCTGGACCTGGGCGCGCGGCAGGCGCGGGCGGCGTTGCCGCGTCTGAATCAGATGCTGGCGCGGCATGGCTTCGAGGCGGAGCCGCTGGCCTGGCGCGAAGAGCGCGTGCGCGGCCGGCATGAGGACTGGCGCTTCCGCAGCGTCTTCCAGCCGGTGTACCGCTTGCAGGACGGGGAGCCCAAGCTGTGGTCGGTGGAGGCGCTGGCGCGGGTGTCGGACCGCTTTGGCGGCCAGCTGATTCCCACCGTGCTGTTCGCCGCGGAAACCACGCCGCGCCGCACCGTGTACGTGGACCGGCAGCTGCGCTGCCTGCACCTGCTCAATTTTCTGCTGCAATCGCCGCCGCCGGGCCTGGTGCTGTCGCTCAACGTCAATGCCCAGCATCTGGTGAACGTCAGCGAGGCGCACGGACAATTCTTCGCCGAGGCCTTGCAACTGCTGGGGGTGGAACCGCGCCATGTCTGCCTGGAAATCGTGGAGGACGCGGTCAGCGATCCGGTGCGGCTGCACGGCGCGGTGCAGCGCTACCGCGATCTGGGTTTTTTGATCTCTCTGGACGACTTTGGCCAGGGCGCGTCCAATCTGGAGCGGGTGTGGCTGCTGGAGCCGGATTACGTCAAGCTGGACAAGGTGCTGATGCGGCGCGCGCTGATGCGGCCGGCGCTGCGCGACAAGCTGGCCGAGCTGGTGGCCATCCTGAAGCTGCACGGCGCCAAGGTGGTGGGCGAGGGCATTGAAAGCGAAATGCAGCTGGACATCGCTCGCGCCGCCGGCTGCGATTTCGTCCAGGGCTTTCACTTGGCGCGGCCGACGGACAGCCTCAGCTGGCCAATTTCTTAG
- a CDS encoding DUF4936 family protein, with amino-acid sequence MRYSFYCYFKADADNAPLLAQLRTLQAGVLARAGVAGRLLRRRDDAGTWMEVYEGIPDADAFRRLWLDVSAECGLAALSRHEEWFQPLD; translated from the coding sequence ATGCGCTACAGTTTTTATTGCTATTTCAAGGCCGATGCGGACAACGCGCCCCTGCTTGCGCAGCTGCGAACGCTGCAAGCCGGCGTCCTGGCCCGCGCCGGCGTCGCCGGCCGCCTGCTGCGCCGCCGCGACGACGCCGGCACCTGGATGGAAGTGTATGAAGGGATTCCCGACGCCGACGCTTTCCGCCGTCTCTGGCTGGATGTCAGCGCCGAATGCGGTCTGGCGGCGCTGAGCCGCCATGAGGAGTGGTTTCAGCCGCTGGATTAA
- a CDS encoding prephenate dehydrogenase, producing the protein MDRGEAVQQGMDTLVVVGVGLIGGSFALSLKRAGMARHVIGVGRTRENLERALELGVVDEISQDLAAVAERADLVLLASPVGQMGALMAAMAPKLRPETIVTDAGSTKGDVVELYRRHLPSQLAHCVPAHPIAGSDLSGAAAAQYGLYENRKVVLTPLPETLPSVAERVAALWRACGADIHSMTAEEHDAVFATVSHLPHLLAFAYVDMVAGKADAERCFDFAATGFRDFTRIAGSHPEMWTDISLANRDALLQELDRYRAGLDQLRQMLDAGDGERLAERFGAARGARTRWHQQFMRKA; encoded by the coding sequence ATGGATAGAGGAGAAGCGGTGCAGCAAGGGATGGATACCCTGGTGGTGGTGGGCGTCGGTTTGATCGGCGGCTCTTTCGCCTTGTCGCTGAAGCGCGCCGGGATGGCGCGGCATGTGATCGGCGTCGGCCGCACCCGGGAAAACCTGGAGCGGGCCTTGGAACTGGGTGTGGTGGACGAGATCAGCCAGGACTTGGCCGCCGTGGCCGAACGCGCCGATCTGGTGCTGTTGGCCTCGCCGGTGGGGCAGATGGGCGCGCTGATGGCGGCGATGGCGCCGAAGCTGCGGCCGGAGACCATCGTCACCGATGCCGGCAGCACCAAGGGCGACGTGGTGGAGTTGTACCGACGGCATTTGCCGAGCCAACTGGCGCATTGCGTGCCGGCGCATCCCATCGCCGGTTCCGATCTGTCCGGCGCCGCCGCCGCGCAGTACGGGCTGTACGAAAACCGCAAGGTGGTGTTGACGCCGCTGCCGGAGACCCTGCCTTCCGTCGCGGAGCGGGTGGCGGCGCTATGGCGCGCCTGCGGCGCGGACATCCACAGCATGACGGCGGAGGAGCACGACGCGGTGTTCGCCACCGTCAGCCACCTGCCGCACTTGCTGGCTTTCGCCTATGTGGACATGGTGGCGGGCAAGGCCGACGCCGAGCGTTGCTTCGATTTCGCCGCCACCGGTTTTCGCGATTTCACCCGCATCGCCGGCAGCCATCCGGAAATGTGGACCGACATCAGCCTGGCCAACCGCGACGCGTTGCTGCAGGAGCTGGACCGTTACCGCGCCGGGCTGGACCAACTGCGCCAGATGCTGGACGCCGGCGACGGCGAGCGGCTGGCGGAGCGTTTCGGCGCGGCGCGCGGCGCGCGCACGCGCTGGCATCAGCAATTCATGCGCAAGGCTTGA
- a CDS encoding SDR family oxidoreductase — translation MNEGKVVLITGASRGIGAATARLAAAEGWRVAVNYRRDRAGAEAVAAELRHAGADAEAFCADVSLEADIVGLFDAVAGRYGRLDALVNNAGVTAPIGRLEDYSAQRVEQVLRSNVLGPILCCREAVRRMSTRHGGVGGAIVNVSSAASRLGSAGEYVDYAASKGAVDTLTLGLAREVAAEGIRVNAVRPGLIHTGIHAASGEPGRVERLAGSVPMGRGGAAEEVAAAIVWLLSDASSFCTGSLLDVSGGR, via the coding sequence ATGAATGAGGGCAAGGTGGTGCTGATCACCGGCGCTTCGCGCGGCATAGGCGCGGCGACGGCGCGGCTGGCGGCGGCGGAGGGCTGGCGCGTCGCCGTCAATTACCGCCGCGATCGGGCCGGAGCGGAGGCCGTGGCGGCCGAGTTGCGGCATGCGGGCGCGGACGCCGAGGCGTTTTGCGCCGATGTCTCGCTCGAGGCGGACATCGTCGGCCTGTTCGACGCGGTGGCGGGCCGCTACGGCCGCCTGGACGCCCTGGTCAACAATGCCGGCGTCACCGCGCCGATAGGCCGGTTGGAGGATTACTCGGCGCAGCGGGTGGAGCAGGTGTTGCGCAGCAATGTGCTGGGCCCCATTCTCTGCTGCCGCGAGGCGGTGCGCCGGATGTCCACCCGTCATGGCGGCGTCGGCGGAGCCATCGTCAACGTTTCTTCCGCCGCGTCGCGGCTGGGCTCGGCCGGCGAGTATGTCGATTACGCCGCCAGCAAGGGCGCTGTCGACACCCTAACCCTGGGTCTTGCGCGGGAAGTGGCCGCCGAAGGCATCCGCGTCAACGCGGTGCGCCCGGGCCTGATCCACACCGGCATTCATGCCGCCAGCGGCGAGCCGGGCAGGGTGGAGCGCCTGGCCGGCAGCGTGCCGATGGGGCGCGGCGGCGCGGCCGAGGAGGTGGCGGCCGCCATCGTCTGGCTGTTGTCCGACGCCAGCTCTTTTTGCACCGGCAGCCTGCTGGACGTCAGCGGGGGGCGTTGA